TGCGGCTTGTAAGCGTGGCGCTAAATCGATTAATGTCATTAAAAGAAGGCGAACAATAAGCCGCCTTATTATTCAATTGACGGGAGAGCGAGTCAGTTAAGATGGCAGGCAGTGGCATAAGGAGGTTCAGATGTTAACCCGGGAATTTCTGCTTCAGGCAGACTGTAAAACGGCCTATGGCGACATAGAAGAGTCGCTGTTATTGACCTGTGAGCAACGCGCCGCCTCGCTGGCGGCAACCTTAGCCTGTCGACCCGACAATAGCCCGGTGTGGATTTTTGGTTACGGCTCATTGATGTGGAATCCAGTGTTTGAGAGCGAAGAAGCGGCGGAAGGGCTGCTGCAGGGCTGGCACCGCGCGTTCTGCCTGCGGCTGACCTCAGGACGCGGCACGGCCGCGCAACCAGGACGCATGCTGGCGTTAAAAGAGGGTGGCGCCACCACCGGGCTGGCCTTCCGGCTGCCCGAAGAGACGCTGCATGAGGAGCTGGCGCT
The sequence above is drawn from the Duffyella gerundensis genome and encodes:
- a CDS encoding gamma-glutamylcyclotransferase — encoded protein: MLTREFLLQADCKTAYGDIEESLLLTCEQRAASLAATLACRPDNSPVWIFGYGSLMWNPVFESEEAAEGLLQGWHRAFCLRLTSGRGTAAQPGRMLALKEGGATTGLAFRLPEETLHEELALLWKREMVTGCYLPTWCDLALNDGRTVTALVFVMDPRHPLYEADSCPRTIAPMIARASGPLGTNAQYLFSLEQELTRRGMYDDCLTDLVSQVRELQTAHHHMQG